The Solea senegalensis isolate Sse05_10M unplaced genomic scaffold, IFAPA_SoseM_1 scf7180000016201, whole genome shotgun sequence genomic sequence gagctttaaggacagagaagaagaagaagaagaggacttAAAGGAGGACGCACCTGTAGTTCTGTCTGAAAGAAGAACTTCTGTGGACACTGGGAACAGTCGTAGATCTTGTCCTCCTGACCGTGGACGGCGAATATGTGCTGCTGGAGCTTGTTGGCCTGAACGAATACTAAGAggagaacaaacacaagagCAGTGAACCACAGAACCAGCACCATCTGCAACCAGGAACCTGGTCTGTCCACATGTGAACCTGAACACAAGccaaaccaaacaaaccttATCATCTGCTGACTGTAAAGAATGGGATTGTGTACCAGATTAGCAGTTTGACGCCCAATCCCAGCCAATAACTCCCTGGATTAGGACTGAAACGATTCACTGGTCactaaatgaattcattaattaaagtttgtttgttctgtgatttttcagcgtcttaaatgtgaatattgaaagaaatcattagaaatGAATCATTCAAACACcgattaacattttctgacattttctgtatATTGTTACAGTGTTTCAGGCGTATTTTGAGTTGTTATTGGTTACGAAGCTAACGCTGGACGTGACTACACGcacgtatgttttggttgtgtttacccacaatgcccgtGTGTCCGCTTCCTGCGAACCGAGGCCTATGTTTTGTTTAGGGCGGACTACAGTTCGCCTCTTTGGTGCGGTCGAGGGTCAATAACGATCGAGGgtcaaacttttttctttcacctctgaaatcagaggctactaAGCTGCACAGCGAGCGTGAGCTAGCCgttagcaccacgctagctcaccctgaggcgagctgctgaaacaacaatatttcataaaccagcgccacctgtgtCCTGTGGTgctggttttaaatgtgtcctgaagcccCACACAtggagctaagtacgtctgcggggccggtcCCCGGGCTCCGGGTTTATCTGAGTCaatcaccctgtgtgggttgggctaatccaaaatagtgaaaacaaggggggtgttctctgaagacacgctgatatgtgtgaaacacgggtgctctaaaaacacccccattagcacttggttctttcctcctgatgaaatgaaccatagactgtatgaaattaacatggcaaaaaatccaatattcttatgttgaaggttaaaattgatgtaaccgttggttaataatacatttttcatacctgctgttgctgactattgttctcagtttaagtaatatcacttgatcaagcctattctaacattccacactacaaaataagtcattaaagtatgtatgattcgtgctgatatggtatcggatcgatatcggtatcagccaatactcaaggctgcaatatcggcattgtatcggaagtgaaaaagttgtattggTACATCCCGAGttgtcagctgacattggcacagccccccgcgaccctcatgtggaggataaagcagaagaagatggatggtGTGAAATAACCACGTTAAACATGTGTAGAGGAAACAGGAAGAGTTATCCTCAGCAGACCTCGCCATATTTATCAATAAAttatctctcttttcctttcctttcacttCCACTCCGtacttttttcttcctttctttctctcgtcTTTGTTTCAGTAAACTTTTGCTTTTCAccgcccgtgtgtgtgtgtgtgtgtgtgtgtgtgtgtgtgtgtgtgtggttattaaGCCTCCC encodes the following:
- the LOC122762915 gene encoding zinc finger protein 423-like — translated: MFDSPAKLLCHLIEHSFEGMGGTFKCPVCFTVFVQANKLQQHIFAVHGQEDKIYDCSQCPQKFFFQTELQVRPPLSPLLLLLLCP